ttttacTGCATATCAACACTTGAAAATTAGGTTATGTAAGAGTTAAAAAGATGATGTTCGTGAGAAGATGTGctatttagattgcttttctgtTGTTGGCCTcaattgtgtgtgtaaaacatgtttttcttttcttttatttacaaacaaacatagTATGTGGTGTGCAGCAATGACTCGtctttttttcatgtcaaatgctagaaatattcatttaaatgtgatatTATTGTGTGCCTTTTCCCAAAGGTGCCATATCCACCAAAAGGTCacagtgggatttttttttctgaactgcTTTTGTGTTCCCTCACAATAAGTTTTAGATTCCTATTGCAAAACTCACTGcgaggggaagaaaaaaatataccAGAAAGACATTTCCCACGGTGACCTTTTAGGGGAACTGTACATTATTGTGCGACAAAGAATACAATATACAGTTAAAAGAGAGAGTAAAGCATTATCATTGATTTTTGGCatttatgtgtgtctctgcagaagCTAGAGGAGCAGGACAGGAAGGCTTTAAACgtgaaggagcagctgcagagagagcacCGCTACCTCAAACGCCGCCTGGAGCAGCTTTCTGTGTCCGGATCCGTTGAGCGCATCCGCACCGACAGCATGGGCTCCACCATCTCCACCGACTCCGAGCAGGGTACGCTGGCTTTGAGAAGTAAAGTAGCCGTGCATAACTTTCAAGAGTGGATTCAGGCGTGCGTGGCGTATTCTGAAATGCTTACATGTAGATTAATTCCAGAGAAAGTTACGTCAGTCACAACTTCTCACTTTGTGCAGCTCTACTGCATCACGTGGACATCAGGGCTTTATGTCACTTTGACATGTAAATCAATTGTAGAACGCCTCCACATTTGACGCAAATCCAAAACGAACAAGGTATAGCTCTGGCTGAGGTTGACACATACACTGTATACCCTGGAGCTCTATCTGTTTGCAAATAACTGCTCAACTGCTGTTTGCATTCCGCTCGCTGTCCACTGATAAACTCTGGGCTTCGCTGTGATCCAAGTGAAAAGCCACTCGATGATTAGACCCGGCCTTGTTTGCAGGCGAATGCCCCGGGGTAAAAGGTCAATACCTCAGACTGCAGATAAAGAAATCTAGCGCTCCTCTTTAGATACCGATGGTGGGAGATTTCGTGTCATGCTGTCAGTAACAGTAATCTGTTTGCCTCTGAGGTCAGGGGCATAACTTGTATCCACTACTGTGGTTCTACTTGAATGCCACTATCCCAAAACCCCCAATCTCATGAGACTTAAGGTGCCAGTAAACTTCATTGGAAGTGCTTGTCGGATTGTTAGACAGTCATTTGAATTGGGGGGCCCACCTCTGCAGCGGCTGGGCAGGTGTGCGCAGGTGAGAAAGTCGGCAGATGATGATCTGATGATCTAGTTCTTTTTGAGCATAATCTGAGTTTAAAAGGTGCAATCTGCTGCTCACCAGTGTCACAGACTCCCCTGAAATGCTTAGTTCGGACAGTTACAGTATGCTTACTAATCCTGGATgaggtaaacacacatgcagttgtTTATCAGTGGATGGGGATTAGCTGCGGGAGCACAAAGATCTGCCTGTTTGCCTAGAGTTAATGGCTGTCTAAATCCGGGTTTAATCCACAGGTGCAGCAGGCTCCCTAATAAATATGCCCACAGTTGGGTGGAAATAAACAGTTTCCCCtctcttgttctgtttttgaACAGTACCCAAAATAACCtggtgtattttcttttttcgcATGCAGACGTGGACATCGAGGGCGTGGAGTTCACTCCTGTCGAGGCGGACAGCGTGGACAGCATCAGCGacggcgaggaggaggaggaccacTACAGCCTCCAGAGCAGCTCCAGCGACACCAGCTACACAGCCACACATTCCCACAGACTGCAGCCGCACCACTGTTAGACACCGCGCGGCCATCCACCTCCCAACCAGCTTCCTCCAACATGCTTCCCTACCTTCCATTTGCAATCGCCAACGCCGCCCACTACCTACATCAGACCAGTCCACAGCGGCGGTACACCCTGAACCTGTTCCTCCTTTCCTGGCCCCTGCTCTCCAGGAAGCACATGGGGCTGAAATGCCACTCAAGCCTTCCTGACCCCCCCTGACCACTGACCCTACCTCACCCTACTGTATCCTGCCTGAACCTGCCCCTCCTGACACGCCCTGCCCTCCCACTGCCTCCCGACCCCTACCTAGTGTTGCCGCAGGctcagagagagcagagcagagtttgtggttttaatggGGACTTCTGTGGTGTGGTGGACAGCTTTGACTTGTTAATCAAGATTTTGTAAAGTTAAAGTGCATGTTTaggtgtgtgcgtctgtgtgtgtgtgtgcgtgtgtgtgtgtgtgtgtgcaagagagaaagaCCAAGCGAGGGaggtcaaaaacaaaacataagcTTCATGTCATCTCTATGAGGCAATAATACACAGACAAGGCTTCGCACTAAGTTTGAGATGTAAAAGGTAAAGCACTTCTGTTTGTTCTGCAATATATACAACAAACAGTTGTTTACATCATACAGTATCTTTCCTTTACACAATAAGACTTACAGGAGTAGCTATTGCAGACGTCCTGCCCGTTCTTTGACACGTTTGACTGCTGAAAAATGGTCAAAgactaaaggaa
The sequence above is a segment of the Enoplosus armatus isolate fEnoArm2 chromosome 2, fEnoArm2.hap1, whole genome shotgun sequence genome. Coding sequences within it:
- the mxd4 gene encoding max dimerization protein 4, yielding MELNSLLILLEAAEYLERRDREAEHGYASVLPYSSDFSRKKTKTSPISRKTQNNRSSHNELEKHRRAKLRLYLEQLKKLVPLGPDSTRHTTLSLLKRAKMHIKKLEEQDRKALNVKEQLQREHRYLKRRLEQLSVSGSVERIRTDSMGSTISTDSEQDVDIEGVEFTPVEADSVDSISDGEEEEDHYSLQSSSSDTSYTATHSHRLQPHHC